The DNA region CAGGTGCTCCTCCAGGTAACGGGCCCGCTCCGGGTCGTCGACCTGGCCGTCGTCGCCGACGGTGTCGCGGTAGGCCGAACCGTTCTCCGTGACGAGGATGCGGTGCGCGCCGTACTCCCGCGTCAGCCGGAGCAGCAACTGCTCCAGGCCGTCCGCGTTGACCTCCCAGTCCATCGCGGTACGCCGCACGCCCGGCAGGTAGACCTGCTTGGCGTAGGGCGCGGGCCCGGTCGGGTCGTCGGTGACCACCTGGCGGAAGTAGTAGTTCAGGCCCAGCCAGTCCAGCGGCGCCGCGATCAGCTCCAGGTCGCCGTCCTTGGCCGGCAGGTCCACGCCGTACAGCTCCAGCATGTCCTGCGGGTAGCCGCGGCCGTGGATCGGGTCCAGCCACCAGCGGTTGGTGTGGCCGTCGGCCCGCTTGGCCGCCGCGATGTCGGCCTCCCGGTCGGTGGCCGGCTCGCACGGGCTGAGGTTGTTCACGATGCCCACCCGCGCGTCGGCGTGCGCGGCCCGCAGCGCCTGCGCCGCCAGACCGTGGCCCAGGTGCAGGTGGAAGGAGGCGCGGACGGCCGCGGTCAGGTCCGTCCAGCCGGGCGCCATGGTGCCCTCCAGATGGCCGATCCACGCCGAGCACAGCGGCTCGTTGAGGGTCGCCCAGTCCTTCACCCGGTCGCCCAGCGCGTTCGCCACCACCGAGGCGTACTCGCCGAACCGCTCGGCGGTCTCCCGCTCCGGCCAGCCGCCGCGGTCCTGCTGCGCCTGCGGCAGGTCCCAGTGGTAGAGCGTGGCGTTGGGCGTGATGCCCGCCTCCAGCAGGGAGTCCACCAGCCGGTCGTAGAAGGCCAGTCCGGCCTGGTTGACCGCGCCGCCGCCCTGCGGGACCACCCGCGGCCAGGCGATGGAGAAGCGGTACGAGTCCAGGCCGAGTGCCTTCATCAGCTCCAGGTCCTCGGGCACGCGGTGGTAGTGGTCGCAGGCGACGTCGCCGGTGTCGCCGTCCGCAACCTTGCCGGGGGTGTGGGAGAAGGTGTCCCAGATGGACGGGGCCCGGCCGTCCTCGTCCACCGCGCCCTCGATCTGGTAGGCGGCGGTGGCCGCGCCCCAGACGAAATCGGCGGGAAGAGCGCTCAGGTCGTTCACAAGTTACCTTTCGGTGGGGGTCACTTGAC from Actinacidiphila sp. DG2A-62 includes:
- a CDS encoding GH1 family beta-glucosidase gives rise to the protein MNDLSALPADFVWGAATAAYQIEGAVDEDGRAPSIWDTFSHTPGKVADGDTGDVACDHYHRVPEDLELMKALGLDSYRFSIAWPRVVPQGGGAVNQAGLAFYDRLVDSLLEAGITPNATLYHWDLPQAQQDRGGWPERETAERFGEYASVVANALGDRVKDWATLNEPLCSAWIGHLEGTMAPGWTDLTAAVRASFHLHLGHGLAAQALRAAHADARVGIVNNLSPCEPATDREADIAAAKRADGHTNRWWLDPIHGRGYPQDMLELYGVDLPAKDGDLELIAAPLDWLGLNYYFRQVVTDDPTGPAPYAKQVYLPGVRRTAMDWEVNADGLEQLLLRLTREYGAHRILVTENGSAYRDTVGDDGQVDDPERARYLEEHLAACARAVKQGVPLAGYYAWSLMDNFEWAYGYDKRFGLVHVDYATQKRTIKGSGRRYADIVAAHRRRARRAA